The following proteins are encoded in a genomic region of Candidatus Binatia bacterium:
- a CDS encoding MltA domain-containing protein, with the protein MKRLGWQGTGRVSRVTAAMLCAAFASCAYIPSVPAPLATGPHLVALDADACRALLRDDAPLTSLQQAAARSVEYLQKLPPDRTLSALDRRVAVGELVAPLTALADMAPADDNWSQPLCDRFRVYRADLPEAVLVTGYYQPELAASRRRTERFRYPLYRTPDDLVDVDLSQFCPDCRSRVIQGRVEKGRLVPYYTRAEINAGALADRDYEIAWVDDPVEAFFLHVQGSALLRFEDGVHMQISYSSSNGRPYTSLGSVLIGQGKMSRDTVSLQALKDYLHAHPEEESGLTAANERYIFFRAVAAGPVGSLGVPLTAGRSIAADASVYPPGALAFLRIASRGAASSESSKPAVSRLALIQDAGTAISGPNRIDVFWGTGPTAEAIAGDMRNAGELYLVLPK; encoded by the coding sequence GTGAAACGTCTCGGCTGGCAAGGGACAGGGCGGGTGTCGCGGGTTACTGCGGCGATGCTGTGCGCTGCATTCGCCTCGTGCGCCTACATTCCATCTGTTCCGGCGCCGTTAGCGACAGGGCCGCATCTGGTGGCGCTCGACGCTGATGCCTGTCGCGCCTTGCTGCGTGACGATGCGCCGCTAACGTCCTTGCAGCAAGCGGCGGCGCGGAGCGTCGAATACCTCCAGAAGTTGCCCCCAGACCGGACGCTCTCGGCGCTCGATCGGCGAGTGGCGGTTGGTGAGCTGGTGGCGCCCCTGACGGCGCTCGCCGATATGGCGCCCGCCGACGACAATTGGAGCCAGCCACTGTGCGACCGGTTCCGTGTATACCGCGCCGATCTGCCAGAAGCCGTGCTGGTCACGGGTTACTATCAGCCTGAACTGGCAGCCAGCCGGCGGCGGACGGAGCGTTTTCGCTATCCTCTATATCGGACGCCTGACGACCTGGTGGACGTGGATCTCAGTCAGTTCTGCCCTGACTGCCGCAGCCGCGTGATCCAGGGCCGGGTGGAGAAGGGCAGGCTGGTGCCGTACTACACCCGCGCCGAGATCAATGCCGGCGCGCTGGCCGATCGCGACTATGAGATCGCTTGGGTCGATGATCCGGTTGAGGCGTTTTTTCTGCATGTGCAAGGGTCGGCGTTGCTCCGGTTCGAAGACGGCGTGCACATGCAGATCAGCTACAGCAGCTCCAACGGCAGACCGTACACCAGTCTGGGCAGTGTCCTGATCGGGCAGGGCAAGATGTCGCGTGACACCGTGTCGTTGCAAGCATTGAAGGACTACCTGCATGCCCATCCCGAGGAGGAATCAGGGCTCACGGCGGCGAATGAGCGCTACATCTTCTTCCGTGCCGTTGCTGCCGGCCCCGTTGGCAGTCTTGGCGTTCCGCTCACGGCTGGCCGCTCCATTGCTGCCGACGCCAGCGTCTACCCGCCGGGCGCGTTGGCTTTTCTCCGCATTGCCTCCAGAGGAGCGGCATCATCAGAGAGCAGCAAGCCGGCCGTCTCGCGCTTGGCGCTCATTCAAGATGCCGGTACTGCCATCAGCGGCCCCAATCGCATTGACGTGTTCTGGGGCACGGGTCCGACGGCAGAAGCGATCGCCGGTGATATGCGTAATGCGGGCGAGCTGTATCTGGTCTTGCCGAAGTGA